From the genome of Enoplosus armatus isolate fEnoArm2 chromosome 21, fEnoArm2.hap1, whole genome shotgun sequence, one region includes:
- the pabpn1 gene encoding polyadenylate-binding protein 2 isoform X2, with amino-acid sequence MAEFGNGLAEESLLDSDPGHPELEDPGVGDEEPGLDEGEAAIEDPELEAIKARVREMEEEAEKLKELQNEVEKQMNLSPPPVGPVIMSIEEKMEADGRSIYVGNVDYGATAEELEAHFHGCGSVNRVTILCDKYTGHPKGFAYIEFADKESVRTAMALDESLFRGRQIKVGAKRTNRPGISTTDRGFPRARFRSRGGNFSSRARYYSGYTPPRGRGRAFRGRGRTTSWYSPY; translated from the exons ATGGCGGAGTTCGGTAACGGACTGGCGGAGGAATCCCTACTAGATTCAGACCCCGGACATCCCGAGCTGGAAGACCCGGGTGTCGGTGACGAAGAACCGGGGTTAGATGAGGGAGAGGCCGCAATTGAAGATCCG GAGCTGGAGGCAATCAAAGCCCgggtgagagagatggaggaagaggcagagaagcTGAAGGAGCTACAGAACGAGGTGGAGAAACAGATGAATCTCAGCCCCCCGCCAG TCGGCCCCGTCATCATGTCCATTGAGGAAAAGATGGAAGCAGATGGCAGATCGATTTATGTCGGAAAT gtGGACTACGGTGCCACTGCAGAAGAGCTTGAGGCTCATTTTCATGGCTGCGGTTCAGTAAACAGAGTCACCATCCTATGTGACAAATACACAGGGCATCCCAAGGG gtttgcCTATATTGAGTTTGCAGACAAAGAGTCTGTTAGGACAGCCATGGCCTTGGACGAGTCCCTTTTCAGAGGAAGGCAGATAAAG GTGGGCGCTAAGAGAACAAACAGACCAGGCATCAGCACCACAGACCGCGGCTTTCCACGGGCTCGGTTCCGGTCACGGGGAGGAAACTTCTCATCGCGTGCACGCTACTACAGCGGCTACACACCACCCAGAGGCAGAGGACGGGCCTTCAG gGGCCGAGGGCGAACAACATCGTGGTATTCCCCTTACTaa
- the pabpn1 gene encoding polyadenylate-binding protein 2 isoform X1 — protein MAEFGNGLAEESLLDSDPGHPELEDPGVGDEEPGLDEGEAAIEDPELEAIKARVREMEEEAEKLKELQNEVEKQMNLSPPPVGPVIMSIEEKMEADGRSIYVGNVDYGATAEELEAHFHGCGSVNRVTILCDKYTGHPKGFAYIEFADKESVRTAMALDESLFRGRQIKVGAKRTNRPGISTTDRGFPRARFRSRGGNFSSRARYYSGYTPPRGRGRAFRFQDQWRLTTPPQVAPAPPTVSAASLSLSAPAMHTHPILSVWGGGGGGQGDHRPAAGGIYYNSKR, from the exons ATGGCGGAGTTCGGTAACGGACTGGCGGAGGAATCCCTACTAGATTCAGACCCCGGACATCCCGAGCTGGAAGACCCGGGTGTCGGTGACGAAGAACCGGGGTTAGATGAGGGAGAGGCCGCAATTGAAGATCCG GAGCTGGAGGCAATCAAAGCCCgggtgagagagatggaggaagaggcagagaagcTGAAGGAGCTACAGAACGAGGTGGAGAAACAGATGAATCTCAGCCCCCCGCCAG TCGGCCCCGTCATCATGTCCATTGAGGAAAAGATGGAAGCAGATGGCAGATCGATTTATGTCGGAAAT gtGGACTACGGTGCCACTGCAGAAGAGCTTGAGGCTCATTTTCATGGCTGCGGTTCAGTAAACAGAGTCACCATCCTATGTGACAAATACACAGGGCATCCCAAGGG gtttgcCTATATTGAGTTTGCAGACAAAGAGTCTGTTAGGACAGCCATGGCCTTGGACGAGTCCCTTTTCAGAGGAAGGCAGATAAAG GTGGGCGCTAAGAGAACAAACAGACCAGGCATCAGCACCACAGACCGCGGCTTTCCACGGGCTCGGTTCCGGTCACGGGGAGGAAACTTCTCATCGCGTGCACGCTACTACAGCGGCTACACACCACCCAGAGGCAGAGGACGGGCCTTCAG GTTTCAGGACCAGTGGAGGCTGACGACCCCTCCCCAGGTGGCGCCGGCCCCCCCCACTGTCTCCgcagcgtctctctctctctctgctcccgcTATGCACACTCACCCCATCCTGTCcgtgtgggggggtgggggaggggggcagggcGACCACAGGCCTGCCGCGGGGGGCATTTACTACAACAGCAAACGCTGA
- the pabpn1 gene encoding polyadenylate-binding protein 2 isoform X3, whose protein sequence is MEEEAEKLKELQNEVEKQMNLSPPPVGPVIMSIEEKMEADGRSIYVGNVDYGATAEELEAHFHGCGSVNRVTILCDKYTGHPKGFAYIEFADKESVRTAMALDESLFRGRQIKVGAKRTNRPGISTTDRGFPRARFRSRGGNFSSRARYYSGYTPPRGRGRAFRFQDQWRLTTPPQVAPAPPTVSAASLSLSAPAMHTHPILSVWGGGGGGQGDHRPAAGGIYYNSKR, encoded by the exons atggaggaagaggcagagaagcTGAAGGAGCTACAGAACGAGGTGGAGAAACAGATGAATCTCAGCCCCCCGCCAG TCGGCCCCGTCATCATGTCCATTGAGGAAAAGATGGAAGCAGATGGCAGATCGATTTATGTCGGAAAT gtGGACTACGGTGCCACTGCAGAAGAGCTTGAGGCTCATTTTCATGGCTGCGGTTCAGTAAACAGAGTCACCATCCTATGTGACAAATACACAGGGCATCCCAAGGG gtttgcCTATATTGAGTTTGCAGACAAAGAGTCTGTTAGGACAGCCATGGCCTTGGACGAGTCCCTTTTCAGAGGAAGGCAGATAAAG GTGGGCGCTAAGAGAACAAACAGACCAGGCATCAGCACCACAGACCGCGGCTTTCCACGGGCTCGGTTCCGGTCACGGGGAGGAAACTTCTCATCGCGTGCACGCTACTACAGCGGCTACACACCACCCAGAGGCAGAGGACGGGCCTTCAG GTTTCAGGACCAGTGGAGGCTGACGACCCCTCCCCAGGTGGCGCCGGCCCCCCCCACTGTCTCCgcagcgtctctctctctctctgctcccgcTATGCACACTCACCCCATCCTGTCcgtgtgggggggtgggggaggggggcagggcGACCACAGGCCTGCCGCGGGGGGCATTTACTACAACAGCAAACGCTGA
- the ngdn gene encoding neuroguidin, which yields MAAPIDNDLIESDMPKAVQLLSSLTEQVASVTSHVRELLTQVKDGAFTTSKGLSFLDLRYHLLLFYLQDLTHLIGIKTDGGKIKDSEALNRVVTIRTVLEKMRPLDHKLKYQIDKLVRTAVTGSLAENDPLQLRPNPENLISKLSESEESEGEADNKTASEKKAAHSSGRKYVPPKIAAVHYDGDLTEADKKKAQAERQRRAALRSSVIQELRQQYSDAPEEIRERRDFQSERESRDELHRKHYEESMMVRLNMPKRQKNSKKRGMMGMSGQLSGITHFSDITALTGGEGGQDGDNPRPKKKKKLMKKTTKRRAFKKRR from the exons ATGGCTGCCCCTATTGACAAC GATTTAATTGAAAGTGATATGCCCAAAGCTGTACAACTGCTGAGTAGTCTCACAGAACAG GTGGCCTCAGTGACAAGTCATGTTCGTGAGCTGCTGACACAAGTCAAAGATGGGGCATTTACGACATCGAAG GGTTTGTCTTTCTTGGACCTTCGGTATCACCTGCTGCTCTTCTACCTCCAAGACCTCACTCACCTGATCGGCATCAAAACAGACGGAggcaaaataaaagacagcGAAGCCTTGAACAGAGTGGTCACAATCAGAACG GTCCTGGAGAAGATGCGACCGCTAGACCACAAACTGAAGTACCAGATTGATAAACTGGTGCGCACAGCTGTCACTGGCAGTTTAG CTGAAAATGACCCGCTGCAGCTGCGTCCTAATCCTGAGAATCTCATCAGCAAA TTGAGTGAATCTGAGGAGTCTGAAGGTGAAGCTGACAATAAGACAGCCTCAGAGAAGAAAGCAGCCCACTCTAGTGGCAGGAAATATGTACCGCCAAAGATTGCCGCAGTGCATTATG ACGGCGACTTGACAGAAGCAGACAAGAAGAAGGCCCAGGCAGAGCGTCAGCGGCGGGCTGCCCTCAGAAGCTCCGTGATCCAGGAGCTGAGGCAGCAGTACAGCGACGCTCCAGAGGAGATCAGGGAGAGGCGGGACTTTCAGAGCGAGCGGGAGAGCCGCGATGAGCTACACAG GAAACATTATGAGGAGTCGATGATGGTGCGTCTCAACATGCCAAAGCGTCAGAAGAACTCCAAAAAGAGAGGCATGATGGGAATGTCCGGCCAGCTGAGCGGCATCACACActtcagtgacatcactgcacTGACAGGCGGCGAGGGTGGGCAG GATGGGGATAACCCTCggcccaagaagaagaagaaactcatGAAGAAGACAACCAAAAGAAGAG CTTTTAAGAAGCGCAGATAG
- the cebp1 gene encoding CCAAT/enhancer binding protein (C/EBP) 1: MMSDSRVSSVIQEWASSYPGQAHTQTLNPTTSNHAGSINQLAQMDMIPYSQPQGLVRGGCDDRMAEQMMGLSYLPYTSSCLSNTSSAGSTNHHQSHANTQQDFSSFLLPTLRAPVNKRSISKDSAEYRLRRERNNIAVRKSRDKARRRIQLTQQRALQLQEENQKLQMRIGQLTQELDTLKHILSQRHMHGAEEGAAGESSI, encoded by the exons ATG ATGTCTGATTCCAGGGTGTCGTCTGTCATCCAGGAGTGGGCAAGCTCATACCCGGGTCAGGCCCACACCCAGACCCTGAACCCCACCACTTCCAACCACGCTGGATCGATCAATCAGCTGGCTCAGATGGACATGATACCGTACAGCCAGCCTCAGGGACTGGTGCGAGGGGGTTGTGACGACAGAATGGCTGAGCAGATGATGGGACTGTCTTACCTGCCGTACACGTCTTCCTGTCTCAGCAACACCTCGAGTGCAGGGAGCACAAACCACCACCAGAGCCACGCCAACactcagcag GacttctcttccttcctcctgccAACTCTGCGGGCTCCGGTAAACAAGAGGAGCATCAGCAAGGACAGTGCAGAGTACCGCCTGCGACGCGAGAGGAACAACATCGCTGTGAGAAAGAGCCGGGACAAGGCCCGCAGGAGGATCCAGCTGACCCAGCAGAGggccctgcagctgcaggaggaaaacCAGAAGCTGCAGATGAGGATAGGGCAGCTGACACAGGAGCTGGACACTCTGAAACACATCCTGTCACAGCGGCACATGCATGGAGCTGAGGAGGGAGCAGCCGGGGAGTCTAGTATCTAG